The proteins below come from a single Chitinophaga pinensis DSM 2588 genomic window:
- a CDS encoding rhomboid family intramembrane serine protease has translation MSNKQYTTAEPQLRNAIATFVNIFLPRKGYLVTPVLIAINFLVFAIAWSCGYDVMKLGPEEMDQLGKHIHSVVQQGEWWWIVAYLFLNGGYIYIIVTTTILFIQGYLFEKYVGTLTFLGIYLAAGIVGNIEAVLFSNISPLFHTGPFGGILGVFGFVTFLMLTQQIKVSAIHGGLIFFVSVLLSGYLKGLDENSVGPMIISLAFGMGFGYIQYVKLKRKKQLSHFSEI, from the coding sequence ATGTCCAACAAGCAATATACTACCGCGGAGCCTCAATTACGGAACGCTATCGCCACTTTCGTCAATATCTTCCTGCCAAGGAAGGGATACCTAGTTACTCCTGTTCTTATAGCCATTAATTTTCTTGTATTTGCCATAGCCTGGAGCTGCGGATATGATGTCATGAAATTGGGACCTGAGGAGATGGATCAACTAGGCAAACATATCCATTCAGTGGTTCAGCAGGGAGAATGGTGGTGGATCGTCGCCTATCTTTTTCTGAATGGAGGGTACATTTATATTATAGTAACTACTACTATCCTTTTTATACAGGGCTATCTGTTTGAGAAATATGTAGGAACACTGACTTTTTTAGGAATATACCTGGCAGCGGGAATAGTAGGCAATATAGAGGCCGTTCTCTTCTCCAACATTTCGCCTTTGTTTCATACGGGGCCTTTTGGCGGCATACTTGGCGTGTTTGGCTTTGTTACGTTCCTTATGCTTACCCAGCAGATCAAGGTATCCGCTATTCATGGAGGGCTGATCTTTTTTGTTTCCGTTCTGCTATCGGGATATCTGAAAGGCCTTGACGAAAACAGCGTTGGTCCAATGATCATTAGCCTCGCCTTTGGAATGGGTTTCGGCTACATACAGTATGTAAAATTGAAACGAAAGAAGCAACTGTCACACTTTTCAGAAATATAG
- a CDS encoding FecR family protein — protein MKIDPEHIRTLTLYEKGATITPEEQEYLYEAVVQNEEAKQIYRELMTDISQEELNRVSTELKADIKVRLAAAKQKKQRAKVISITATAVAAAVLAGVAILPVVNKNEPTRAPLAHAKANNDIELKIGDAAAINLGAQQGVIKSGNATLNNSNQQLSLVDAAGDTRLATLTVPNGKEYVMALPDGSTVHLNAATSLKFPLSFTGSSREITISGEAYITVKKDAARPFLVHLPHGTVQVLGTEFNINTYNQQEDRVALVSGSIRVRSGNDSSLVKPGYETVADDAPGLAVDQFDPYDVLSWRKGEFPFTNASLKEVAVLIERFYGIPVVFEGSTSAQQFTGVISRKTPVNNFLTGLKLTGFVKEFSFDKDGTLHVK, from the coding sequence ATGAAAATCGATCCAGAACATATCAGAACGCTTACCCTGTATGAAAAGGGCGCCACCATTACACCTGAAGAACAGGAGTATTTGTACGAGGCCGTTGTGCAGAATGAAGAAGCGAAACAGATCTACAGAGAGCTGATGACCGACATCTCGCAGGAGGAGCTGAACCGGGTATCAACGGAGCTGAAAGCCGATATTAAGGTGAGGCTGGCGGCTGCGAAGCAGAAAAAACAACGGGCAAAGGTTATCAGCATAACAGCTACGGCCGTGGCAGCGGCAGTGTTGGCAGGGGTAGCTATTTTGCCGGTAGTGAATAAAAACGAGCCAACCAGGGCTCCCCTGGCTCATGCTAAAGCTAATAACGACATTGAATTGAAGATTGGGGATGCGGCAGCCATTAACCTGGGCGCCCAGCAGGGCGTCATTAAATCAGGCAACGCCACCTTAAATAATAGCAACCAACAACTCTCACTAGTGGATGCGGCAGGCGACACACGCCTGGCCACCCTCACGGTGCCAAATGGCAAGGAGTACGTAATGGCATTGCCAGACGGCAGTACGGTACACCTGAACGCGGCTACTTCCTTAAAGTTCCCCTTGTCTTTTACCGGTAGTTCACGGGAGATCACCATTTCCGGGGAGGCTTATATTACGGTAAAGAAGGATGCTGCCCGGCCGTTTTTGGTGCATCTGCCGCATGGTACGGTGCAGGTGCTGGGTACGGAGTTTAATATCAACACCTACAACCAACAGGAAGATCGCGTGGCACTGGTAAGCGGTTCTATCAGGGTGAGGTCAGGAAATGACTCTTCGCTGGTAAAACCGGGTTATGAGACAGTAGCAGATGATGCCCCCGGCCTGGCAGTGGATCAATTCGACCCGTACGACGTACTTTCCTGGAGAAAAGGCGAGTTTCCGTTTACGAACGCTTCTCTGAAAGAGGTGGCGGTACTTATAGAGCGTTTTTACGGCATTCCAGTTGTTTTCGAAGGCAGTACTTCCGCTCAGCAATTTACGGGCGTAATAAGCCGGAAAACACCGGTTAATAACTTTTTGACAGGATTGAAGCTAACCGGCTTTGTGAAGGAGTTTAGCTTTGACAAGGATGGCACTTTGCATGTTAAATAA
- a CDS encoding RNA polymerase sigma factor yields the protein MQSTNDIELLQLIKSADESAFVELHDRYHRVMFLEARNRLESEDEAKDAVQEIFMWVWEKRHKINIQHSFRAYLLQAIRFHCSKRIQAESSLRKKQKRYSEGMMEIFTSSLPVENKELNQQIRAAMEKVSPARRAAFKKVYLDGKSLKEVAEELGISIYTAKNNIINAVKTLRENLKNLH from the coding sequence ATGCAATCGACAAATGATATTGAATTATTACAGCTTATAAAATCGGCGGATGAATCAGCATTCGTTGAGTTGCATGACCGTTATCATAGGGTCATGTTCCTGGAAGCGCGCAATCGCCTCGAAAGTGAGGACGAGGCGAAGGACGCTGTGCAGGAAATTTTTATGTGGGTATGGGAAAAACGCCATAAAATTAATATCCAGCACTCCTTTCGGGCTTATCTTCTACAGGCTATACGGTTTCATTGCTCTAAACGTATTCAGGCGGAGTCTTCTTTGAGAAAGAAGCAGAAAAGGTATTCGGAGGGAATGATGGAGATCTTTACCAGCAGCCTGCCAGTGGAGAATAAGGAGCTGAACCAGCAGATTCGGGCGGCCATGGAAAAGGTATCACCGGCCCGGAGGGCGGCTTTTAAGAAGGTGTACCTGGATGGAAAGTCGCTAAAGGAAGTGGCGGAGGAGCTCGGCATCAGCATTTATACGGCGAAGAATAATATTATTAATGCGGTGAAAACCCTCAGGGAGAACCTGAAAAATTTACATTAA
- a CDS encoding TlpA family protein disulfide reductase, protein MSHIPLKVGDPLPMLQISSLYNYSNDVLDFSAFKGKIIILDFWATWCGPCVASLPKLDSINTTFKDSIIIIPVTYQTTNEVQKFLSKSDKLKNIKLPFITEDTVLHKLFPHKMIPHEVWIGKDGKVKAITEATEITEANVRQAMNNQELSLNMKEDNLTFDDTKPLYTDPSILKRASITSYSLFAEKIPGLASSLAIFRDSLDAYSVKRFVGLNVRILRLFYSTYSVPRELMGAVNRKRFIVDLAGSDTNDVKQLVAYEFALKNAIPQEAFFKGMLEDLNNKTPYHGHIETRIGKCWEIRQIKGVNSNDSSGFRLTGKDIDSTNLWKFANVKKLATFLNAFNNVEPVVDATTGSLSQSINLYMRLDINEYPNWTEIRKNLKKYGLTIEEATREYEVFILKKKSNNGLTSDKNGFR, encoded by the coding sequence ATGAGCCATATACCTCTAAAAGTAGGGGATCCTTTGCCCATGCTACAAATCAGTAGCCTTTACAATTATTCGAATGATGTATTGGATTTTAGTGCATTTAAGGGTAAAATAATCATTCTGGATTTCTGGGCAACGTGGTGTGGTCCCTGTGTGGCATCTTTGCCTAAGCTCGACTCTATAAATACTACATTCAAAGATTCTATAATTATCATTCCTGTAACTTATCAAACCACGAACGAGGTCCAGAAATTTTTGAGTAAAAGTGATAAATTAAAAAACATTAAACTTCCATTCATTACTGAGGATACTGTTTTGCACAAACTTTTCCCACATAAAATGATACCGCATGAGGTGTGGATAGGTAAAGATGGCAAAGTGAAAGCTATTACAGAAGCAACGGAAATTACGGAAGCTAATGTTAGGCAGGCTATGAATAATCAGGAGCTCAGCCTAAACATGAAAGAAGACAATTTGACCTTTGACGATACGAAACCTCTTTATACGGACCCGTCGATACTTAAAAGGGCATCTATCACGTCCTATTCACTTTTTGCGGAAAAAATTCCTGGCCTTGCATCTAGTTTAGCAATATTTAGAGACTCACTTGACGCTTATTCGGTTAAGAGGTTCGTTGGATTGAATGTTAGGATCTTACGTTTGTTTTATAGTACATACTCAGTTCCGAGAGAGCTTATGGGAGCTGTTAACCGCAAACGATTTATCGTTGATCTTGCAGGTTCGGACACAAATGATGTAAAGCAGCTGGTCGCTTATGAGTTTGCATTGAAAAATGCTATTCCACAGGAAGCCTTTTTCAAGGGGATGTTGGAGGATTTAAACAACAAAACACCTTACCACGGCCACATTGAAACACGAATTGGTAAATGTTGGGAAATAAGACAAATTAAGGGGGTTAATAGCAATGATAGCTCCGGTTTTCGTTTAACCGGAAAAGATATAGACTCTACTAATTTGTGGAAATTTGCGAACGTTAAAAAACTTGCTACATTTTTAAATGCCTTTAATAATGTGGAGCCTGTGGTAGACGCTACAACTGGTTCGTTGTCTCAATCCATAAATCTCTATATGAGATTAGATATTAACGAATATCCTAACTGGACTGAAATCAGAAAGAATCTTAAAAAATATGGATTAACGATTGAGGAAGCAACAAGAGAATATGAAGTCTTCATACTGAAAAAAAAGAGCAATAATGGTTTGACTTCCGATAAGAATGGTTTTAGATAG
- a CDS encoding SusC/RagA family TonB-linked outer membrane protein, with protein sequence MLKLLKNGKFFIFFPIMCYFLNSPLTILGQTPAVAENIPVSLSAVNAPLITVLKSIEKQTGLRFNYSGDLDIKRRVTIDQNKKPVSEALKTLFLEKGFSYKFIDKNIFIIKSQAGATDNSSSSRTDSTYLIKGRVNDSKGIAIPGVTVMIRGTAIGTTTNESGEFSLNTQTPQGTLHVSHTGYRAQDMQISAGHTINVVLSEDVNLLEETVVIAYGTTTKKYNTGSIGTIKSAVIEKQPVANAMLTLQGRLAGVVVTQNTGMPGSRVNVQIRGRNSIQSGNEPLYVIDGVPFNSTPINLLSGSEIFYQNPLNSIPPSDIESIDILKDADATAIYGSRGANGVVLVTTKKGKTGKTQLGLNLSAGYGKVSRFLDYMNTKEYVAMRKEAFENDGVAPSDATAYDFLVWDTTRSTDWQRKLIGGTSQYRDAQLSLSGGSQQTTFLFSGNYHYETTVFPGDFSDKRIGARLNVNHSSIDNRFKADISASYSNDNNRLISQDLSFVSSLIPNLPDTHTPDGKLMWYYKGYNFQNPYAYLLKSYSALTDNFISNANLKYSIYNGLSVKANLGFTNTQLKQTSTNPAASQNPDYTVIATADFGNNTIKTWNAEPQIEYVNRLFGGNIEALVGSTFQESVISGNTINASGYNDDGTIGTTTGASNITARTNYSQYRFVSLFGRLKYILNDKYIVNFNGRRDGSTRFGPGKKYGNFASAGLAWLFFNEAFVKDNLSFLSYGKLRGSYGSSGNDKIGDYQYLDLSDGTIYPYGGVSALMPTKIFNSDYAWEVNKKLEFGLELGFLNNAILFNANYFKNKSDNQLINYTLPTQTGFSLVVRNFPAVVKNTGVEFELKTNNVARKDWSWNSSVNLSVINNKLVSFPGIENTSYAAFYTIGQPLNARKVYKNTGIDPNTGIYTYLDVNGDGFISSPTDQQVTKSLDPKYYGGVLNNIRFKNFEVDFLFQFVKQEGNNYLNPILSTNPPGAIMNQPVDVLNRWQTGKTGGEFQKYTASTGDAYEAWNKLGNSEAAITDASFIRLKNLSVSYSIPSQLLSRYKIALLRIYIQGQNLLTITNYKGLDPETQISGLPPLRMLTGGIQITL encoded by the coding sequence ATGCTAAAATTGCTTAAAAACGGAAAGTTTTTTATATTCTTTCCTATTATGTGCTATTTCCTAAATAGTCCTCTCACTATATTAGGTCAAACACCAGCAGTAGCAGAAAACATACCAGTATCACTTTCTGCTGTCAATGCTCCGCTAATAACAGTACTTAAGAGCATAGAAAAGCAAACAGGCTTGCGCTTTAATTATAGCGGAGATTTGGACATCAAACGGAGAGTTACGATTGATCAGAATAAGAAACCCGTTTCCGAAGCTTTAAAAACATTGTTTTTGGAAAAAGGATTCTCCTATAAGTTCATAGATAAGAATATATTTATTATTAAAAGTCAGGCTGGTGCTACTGATAACAGTTCTTCATCCCGTACCGACAGTACTTATCTTATTAAAGGACGGGTTAACGATTCAAAAGGTATTGCAATCCCAGGAGTTACGGTAATGATAAGAGGTACTGCAATTGGTACGACTACCAATGAAAGTGGTGAATTTTCTTTGAATACTCAAACGCCTCAAGGGACACTTCATGTGAGTCATACCGGTTATCGGGCTCAGGATATGCAAATATCGGCTGGCCACACCATAAATGTGGTATTGTCGGAAGACGTTAATTTGTTAGAAGAAACCGTTGTTATTGCCTATGGTACTACAACGAAAAAATACAATACAGGATCAATTGGTACCATTAAAAGCGCAGTAATAGAAAAGCAACCAGTAGCCAATGCAATGCTAACCCTTCAGGGCAGGCTTGCAGGGGTAGTTGTTACTCAAAATACAGGCATGCCCGGATCTCGTGTCAATGTTCAAATCAGGGGAAGGAATTCAATACAGAGCGGAAATGAACCTTTATATGTGATTGATGGCGTACCTTTTAATTCTACACCAATAAATTTGTTAAGTGGGAGTGAAATTTTCTACCAAAATCCGTTAAATAGCATACCACCAAGTGATATAGAAAGTATAGATATCTTGAAGGATGCAGATGCTACCGCGATCTATGGCAGTAGAGGCGCTAATGGAGTAGTATTAGTTACAACGAAGAAAGGTAAAACCGGAAAAACACAACTTGGTTTAAATTTATCTGCCGGATATGGGAAAGTAAGCAGATTCCTAGACTACATGAATACCAAGGAGTATGTTGCCATGAGAAAGGAAGCATTTGAAAATGACGGTGTAGCACCTTCTGATGCAACTGCGTATGATTTTTTGGTTTGGGATACTACAAGGAGTACCGACTGGCAACGTAAACTAATAGGAGGTACGTCTCAATACAGGGATGCTCAACTGTCGCTTTCAGGTGGAAGTCAACAAACTACTTTTTTATTCAGTGGCAACTACCATTACGAGACAACTGTTTTTCCTGGTGATTTTTCCGACAAGAGAATCGGAGCCCGTTTAAATGTAAATCACAGTTCAATTGACAACAGATTTAAAGCAGATATATCCGCTAGTTATTCCAATGACAACAACAGGTTAATAAGTCAGGATCTTTCTTTTGTTTCTTCATTAATTCCTAACCTCCCTGATACGCACACTCCGGACGGTAAATTAATGTGGTATTATAAAGGCTATAATTTCCAAAATCCCTATGCCTATCTCCTGAAGTCCTATTCTGCATTAACGGATAATTTTATAAGCAATGCCAATTTGAAATATTCCATTTATAATGGATTATCTGTTAAGGCGAATTTGGGTTTTACTAACACTCAATTAAAGCAAACCAGCACTAATCCTGCCGCATCTCAGAATCCTGACTATACTGTAATCGCCACAGCAGATTTTGGAAACAATACAATAAAAACATGGAATGCTGAACCTCAAATAGAGTATGTTAACCGTTTGTTCGGTGGAAATATCGAAGCACTGGTAGGAAGCACTTTTCAAGAGTCGGTGATAAGTGGTAATACAATAAATGCAAGTGGTTACAATGATGATGGTACAATTGGAACAACCACAGGCGCCTCTAATATTACCGCCAGAACAAACTACAGCCAGTATCGGTTTGTTTCATTATTCGGAAGGCTAAAGTATATTTTGAATGATAAGTATATTGTCAACTTTAATGGAAGAAGAGACGGTTCCACGCGATTTGGACCTGGTAAAAAATATGGAAACTTTGCATCGGCAGGTCTTGCTTGGTTATTCTTCAATGAGGCTTTCGTAAAAGACAACTTGTCCTTCCTGTCTTATGGAAAGTTACGAGGCAGTTATGGATCGTCTGGAAACGACAAGATAGGCGATTATCAATATTTAGATCTCTCCGATGGCACGATCTACCCGTATGGAGGTGTTTCAGCACTTATGCCTACAAAAATCTTTAATTCAGACTATGCTTGGGAGGTGAATAAAAAACTTGAGTTTGGGCTCGAACTCGGATTCCTAAATAACGCCATCTTATTCAATGCTAATTATTTTAAAAACAAGAGTGACAATCAGCTAATCAACTATACATTACCTACACAAACTGGCTTTTCTCTTGTGGTCCGTAACTTTCCTGCGGTTGTTAAGAACACCGGAGTTGAATTTGAGTTGAAGACAAATAATGTAGCCCGAAAGGATTGGTCTTGGAATTCTTCTGTAAACCTCAGTGTTATCAATAATAAATTAGTCTCCTTTCCTGGTATAGAAAATACCAGCTATGCTGCATTTTATACAATAGGTCAGCCATTAAACGCTCGAAAAGTATATAAGAACACCGGTATAGATCCTAATACAGGCATTTATACATATTTAGATGTAAACGGAGATGGATTCATATCATCGCCTACTGACCAACAGGTTACTAAAAGTTTAGATCCTAAGTACTACGGAGGTGTTTTGAATAATATCCGATTTAAAAATTTCGAAGTTGATTTCCTTTTTCAGTTCGTAAAACAGGAAGGGAATAACTATTTAAATCCAATATTAAGTACTAATCCACCAGGTGCTATAATGAATCAGCCTGTCGATGTGCTCAATAGATGGCAAACGGGTAAGACGGGAGGAGAATTTCAAAAGTATACCGCGTCAACTGGAGATGCTTATGAAGCTTGGAACAAGCTAGGTAATTCTGAAGCCGCGATAACTGACGCATCTTTCATAAGACTAAAGAACCTTTCTGTATCATATAGTATACCTAGTCAACTGTTAAGTAGGTATAAAATAGCACTGCTTAGGATATATATTCAGGGCCAGAATCTATTAACAATTACTAACTACAAAGGATTAGATCCTGAAACTCAGATTTCCGGATTACCCCCATTGCGAATGTTGACAGGCGGTATTCAAATAACTTTATAA
- a CDS encoding RagB/SusD family nutrient uptake outer membrane protein codes for MYNFRYNIVALSFLILLSLTSCDKFLDIAPPEDKYVSSEIYNNENTANSAVLGIYEEMIRINSGIISRAITLNCGMASDELSNFSPLTNVFLNNNIPTDNNDINNYWSFLYSYVYSANAAIEGLDASNGLPEALKKQLAGEARFLRAFTYFYLVNIWGPVPLATTTKYQDNQNLPRAAVTDIYKQIVIDLKEAATLLPVGYNSEKIRADSYAAHALLARVYLYMQDWVNAEDEASKVIEPEIFSPLPTTSTAFLNNSKETIFQFKPVNPNNNTWVGASFIPSTSTVLYPVSTRLLSDFEAGDERRINWVGSVMSNGNPSYYPYKYKIRSGGNPLNEYYIVLRLAEQYLIRAEARANNNDVEGARSDVNVVRSRAKLPDLPVGINKEQCLAAIMHERQIELFAEWGHRWFDLKRTGQADNVLKPLKGQNWQTTDQLWPIPALQIKANPALKQNLGYQ; via the coding sequence ATGTACAACTTCCGATATAATATAGTGGCACTTTCGTTTCTTATACTTCTTTCGCTCACTAGTTGCGATAAATTCCTCGACATTGCTCCTCCAGAGGATAAGTACGTAAGTAGCGAAATCTATAACAATGAAAATACCGCTAACTCTGCCGTTTTAGGTATTTATGAGGAAATGATCAGGATTAATTCTGGAATTATAAGCCGGGCAATCACGTTGAATTGTGGTATGGCTTCTGATGAATTGTCCAATTTCAGTCCATTAACAAACGTTTTTCTGAATAATAACATTCCCACCGATAATAACGACATCAACAATTATTGGAGTTTCCTCTATAGTTACGTTTACTCAGCAAATGCTGCCATAGAAGGTTTAGATGCATCAAATGGCCTTCCGGAAGCATTAAAAAAGCAACTCGCAGGTGAAGCGAGGTTTTTAAGGGCGTTTACTTATTTCTATTTAGTCAATATCTGGGGCCCTGTCCCCCTGGCGACTACTACGAAATACCAGGACAACCAGAATTTACCACGGGCAGCGGTAACAGATATTTACAAACAAATCGTGATTGATTTAAAGGAAGCGGCAACATTGTTACCTGTAGGGTATAATTCAGAGAAAATACGTGCCGATAGCTATGCCGCACATGCGTTGCTGGCCAGAGTCTATTTATACATGCAGGATTGGGTTAATGCTGAAGATGAAGCAAGTAAGGTAATTGAGCCTGAGATCTTTTCTCCACTTCCAACCACATCGACAGCTTTCCTAAACAATAGTAAAGAAACGATTTTTCAGTTCAAGCCCGTCAATCCAAACAATAATACCTGGGTAGGAGCAAGTTTTATTCCCTCTACTTCAACGGTTCTGTATCCAGTATCCACTAGGCTCTTATCCGATTTTGAAGCAGGTGATGAAAGGAGAATTAACTGGGTAGGAAGTGTTATGTCGAACGGCAATCCTTCTTATTATCCTTATAAGTATAAAATCAGATCTGGCGGTAATCCCCTTAATGAATACTATATAGTACTTCGCTTAGCTGAACAGTATTTAATAAGAGCTGAAGCACGGGCTAATAACAACGATGTCGAAGGTGCGCGAAGCGATGTGAATGTTGTTCGTTCAAGAGCTAAATTGCCTGATTTGCCAGTAGGAATTAATAAAGAGCAATGTTTAGCTGCCATTATGCATGAAAGGCAGATCGAACTATTCGCAGAGTGGGGGCACCGATGGTTCGATCTTAAACGAACTGGGCAAGCTGACAATGTTTTGAAGCCATTAAAAGGTCAAAATTGGCAGACCACAGATCAACTATGGCCCATACCGGCTTTGCAAATAAAGGCTAATCCAGCATTAAAGCAGAACTTGGGATACCAATGA
- a CDS encoding MauE/DoxX family redox-associated membrane protein codes for MKTKLVKLITSLLVLLFVYAGLIKLFDHANFELQLAKSPFMLGMSSLVSWLLPLSELAVVGLLLFEKTRLIALYCSFFMMVLFTAYIIGILNFSYYIPCSCGGVLNSLGWNEHLIFNAFFVIISLIGIILQKRLNIEGLRPATPQFG; via the coding sequence ATGAAAACAAAATTAGTTAAACTGATTACTAGCCTGCTGGTTCTCCTTTTCGTATATGCCGGTCTGATCAAACTGTTCGATCATGCTAATTTTGAATTACAATTGGCTAAGTCACCATTCATGTTAGGCATGTCGTCATTGGTATCCTGGCTCTTACCACTTTCGGAATTAGCCGTCGTTGGACTTTTGTTGTTTGAAAAAACACGTCTTATTGCACTTTATTGCTCCTTCTTTATGATGGTCTTATTTACCGCATATATTATCGGCATATTAAACTTCAGCTATTATATTCCTTGCTCTTGCGGAGGTGTACTAAACAGTTTAGGATGGAACGAGCATTTGATATTTAATGCCTTCTTTGTCATTATTTCCTTGATTGGAATTATTCTACAGAAAAGGTTAAATATTGAAGGATTACGTCCAGCAACACCTCAATTTGGATGA
- a CDS encoding helix-turn-helix transcriptional regulator: protein MEPHIRVSNKIPSSHAQYQVSHAGAEFVTGDFGSFLTQEITTPFWRLGWLNFFIKEDSYLYPTTQTAMVALYATIDGDIPCKLEGFGDLVLQNRRYGFYYIPPEVKNEAFFQAGDYDAVYVSFSLTFLSQFIDENPRFKDLYTRQNEQVNSGIALPTYPITQVELDILNKIRYSRYKGKSQELFIQARINDLLVSYFQALEGAGKEEVDTNELEQRIQDVANYITHHLHQSLSIADLSKKARLNLDKFEKTFKQVMGSAPQKFIEDTRMQEAARLLRTTDIPIADVAYKVGYADQGYFTKVFKRVFGVTPRKYRQDNSDANNSV, encoded by the coding sequence ATGGAACCGCACATTAGAGTTAGCAACAAAATCCCTTCTTCGCATGCACAGTACCAGGTAAGCCATGCGGGAGCAGAGTTCGTAACAGGCGATTTTGGCTCTTTTCTCACCCAGGAGATAACTACCCCATTCTGGAGACTGGGCTGGCTGAACTTTTTTATTAAAGAAGACAGCTACTTATACCCTACGACGCAGACTGCTATGGTGGCGTTGTATGCTACCATTGACGGCGACATACCCTGCAAGCTGGAAGGCTTTGGCGACCTGGTGCTGCAAAACAGGCGGTATGGGTTTTACTACATTCCGCCGGAAGTGAAGAACGAAGCTTTTTTTCAGGCAGGGGATTACGATGCGGTGTATGTATCGTTCTCGCTCACGTTCCTATCACAGTTCATAGACGAGAACCCCCGGTTTAAGGACCTGTACACCCGGCAGAACGAACAGGTAAACAGCGGCATAGCGTTGCCAACCTACCCTATTACGCAGGTGGAGCTGGATATTTTGAATAAGATACGCTATAGCCGGTACAAGGGTAAGAGCCAGGAACTGTTTATTCAGGCAAGGATCAACGACCTGCTGGTAAGCTATTTTCAGGCGCTGGAAGGTGCGGGTAAGGAGGAAGTGGATACTAACGAACTGGAACAACGCATACAGGATGTAGCGAATTACATAACGCATCATCTGCACCAGTCCTTATCCATAGCGGATCTGAGCAAAAAGGCCCGACTGAACCTGGACAAGTTTGAAAAAACGTTTAAGCAGGTAATGGGCAGCGCTCCGCAGAAGTTCATTGAAGATACGCGTATGCAGGAAGCAGCCCGGTTGCTGCGTACAACCGACATACCTATTGCAGATGTGGCGTACAAGGTAGGCTATGCAGATCAGGGGTATTTTACCAAAGTTTTCAAGCGCGTATTTGGTGTTACACCACGTAAATACCGGCAGGATAATTCTGACGCTAACAATAGCGTATAA